The DNA segment TGATGCCTCAGCAAGTAAAGATTCAGCAACATGTTCCTCTACCATTATGGAGAAGGAAAGAGGCGTGAAATGCAGCTTTGAGGAGAGCTCTGAACATGAAATGCTGTCTCGTCCCCAAACATGGACTCAAAAACAACTTCGGGACAGGTGGGAAGCAGGCTCGCATTTGGTTCCTATGGACACCGTAAGCTTGACCAGGCAGGAAAAGGGTATGGAGGGCAAGTTGAGCGAGAATGGAGTGGAGTGTGACCATTTCCAGCAACTCCTGGAGCTCAAGTGCCAGATCCGTAATAGTGGAGAATGCGGGTTGGTCTACAGGCGAAGCAGTACTATTGAGTGCAGCCTGACGGAGCAGGGTGGAAGCGGAGTGGCACGGGAGCTGCACATGCTCAACGAAGAGCTGCGCAGCATTGAACTTGAGTGCCAGAGCATCATGCAAGCTCACCAACTGCGCAGGAGCAAGCACGATTCTCCTCGAACGGATAAGGAAAGTCGACTGCATCGTGGCAAGCTTGCAGATATCAACGAGCATCCTGAGAGAATACAAAGTGAGAAGCTCAAAGATAAAGACAGCTCCAGTGCCTACAATTCAGCCGAAAGTTCCCGCTCGACCCCACTGGGCACTGAAGGTTCACCAGATCACTCCCTACATCGTCGAGTCCACCTGACCAATCAGAGGAACCTTCGGAGTACCCAAAACTTGCAGAGTCCCTACAATAGTCCCATTTTGTCTTTACCCAGCCAAAGTAGCCCTAATTGTAGTCCTGCCTATATGTGCACCAGCTTCACACCACCCTTACAGACGCCCATCACCAGTCCTGGTTCACAAGGACCCAGCCaggccttctccagcagcttgGAGCAAAGCCCCAGCAATCCCTCAGAGTCAGACCCAGCGCTTCCAGCTGATGATGAGCgctgtgagaaagaaagaaaccggAATAGGGTTGCAACCGCTCGGCACTACCAATCACCCTACCACAGCAACACCACAGCAACCCAGCCTCCCAGCACACGACACTACCAGAGTTACCTACAGTTCCTACAACAACATTCCTCTTCCTCTCTGGAGTACTCCCAGAGCCAGCTTAGCCTCCTCAGCCTTCGTGGACGGCCGGGACCCTCGCCACCTGGCCGACTTGAATGGAAGGTCAAAGTACGAGCTGACGGAACCAGATATGTGGCACGTCGGCCCACACGGGACCGCATCCTGCGTGAACGAGCCTTACGGATCCGGGAGGAACGCAGCGGTGGGATGACAACAGATGATGACGCAGTCAGCGAGTTGAAGATGGGCCGGTACTGGAGTAAAGAAGAACGCAAGCAGCAGTTAGCACGGGCCAGGGAGCAGAGGCGCAGGAGGGAATTCATGCAGAGGAGCCGGCTTGAGTGCCTCAGGGAGACCATGGGGACGGCAAGCGGAGAGGTCAGCATCCTGGAGCTCAGCCATAAGAAGATGATGAAGAAACGAAACAAGAAGATCCTTGACAACTGGATGACCATTCAAGAGCTCATGAGCCATGGAGCACGAGCACCTGAGGGCACCAAAGTTCACAACGCCTTCCTGTCAGTCACCACAGTTTAGTAAGAAGCATGACCCCAGGTGGTCTTGGTTTACTGTATGTACTTGCCTCATTCAAAGTGGGTATTTTATAAAGGTGAAGATGcagatatttttcatgttttgtgaaaCTGAGAAATTCTTTGCGAAAACTCAACTAAACTCAAGACTTCAAGCAATGTGAATGTTTTAAAACTCTTTTGATATACTGACACGTTGACACTACTGTTACAGACCTCGCTGTGTTTTCGTACTAGAATGTATAAAAGACGGTTTTAATAGGATTTTACACACTACATTGTGGTTTAATGTAGTGTTTCTtttcatgcatttgcatttgtattttataaatggcAAGTTTTCATGCGATATAAAATACAGTACTTGAATATCAACTTTTGCTGCCATTACATCttttaaatctgaaatgtaaatATCTGTAATGATTCTTATCAAGATCTTCATGGGTAAAGGTCTTCATTGCAATTTAATGGGTTTACAAGAGTCGTTTGACATAACGCACGATGATACCATTTTAATGGTCTTGTATACAATACTACGATTTTTGTACTGTTCTGTATGAACATTATTTATACTTTTGAGTCTATGTTATCTTATTCCATCTTTATAATGCCAAAATGACCCAGTCTGTATCTCAGTCACTCTCATTGTGCCTTGTATAGAGGCTCATTTTTCTACCACAGGTTGTGAAGAGACACCTTGAGTAATCTTGCTGTCATGTTTTTAGTCTCTTTTTGATGTGTAAAATTTTTTTGTAGCCAGGTCTATGTGTTCTAGGTGTGCTACATGaggaaaaaagaataataaattattgttacaTAACTCAAAAATTAGAAGTGGCTTTCTTTCTAGACACCAGTATGGCTGAAATAACATGCCAAcatttattattgcaattaaagggatactccactccaaaataaaaaaatttgtccAATAAAAGCTTTATCTTCGAAACACAGTTTAACATATTTTGGAGAAAAAACCAactgactgtcccatagactgccaagtaggttacactgtcaaagtccagaaagtATGAAAGACAGCCACAAGGAtgtgttgttttctttcaaatcaaagcataaatacatgtagaaacaaAGAATACTTGTTGCGCGATTGACACAGAAAAGTAGGCAGtttgagtcattatttttgttttattcgtgtACAAAAAACATTCTCGTTTTCATATTGTtacggttaaaccactgatggcagatggactattctgacaatgcatTTCATACTTCAGTAGTCTATGGGATAAAGCAAATAGACTACGAAACCCGGACCTATCATCTGAATAGCACTGCTGGCTAGCATGGTGTATAACTGAAAATAACTCCACAATAGCTACAGCAATTATGGAATTTTGGCGGTTGTCATTGACAAGATTCTAAATAAAATAGTCGATCATGAGGTTTCTAAAAACATTGCATTGTGTGAAATTGTTTAGTCTCTTCactgattttgtgtttttctgtgctCTCTTCCGCTATCGCAGAGCAGTCCCATGacattctaaaaataaaagtccCAAAATATACACAACTTAAAAAAGAAACATCCCatgatgtaaataagttgtcgcagaatatgaatatgtgaataactcaaattttgaaaaatgtcagatagaaccttataattccaattTGATGAATGGTTTCCAGTCTTTCAGAAACCAAACCATTcagaatacaaatatatttgtaacTTCCAGCTTCGATTGATTAGTTTTCTTGATTGACTGCTTGAACTAATTAAGCTTGATATCAACAACTGCATTGCTGAGATAAACTGTGATTATATCATTAGAGTCAGACAACAATGGCATTTGTCCGATTCACATCTCACCTAAATACCACAACTGTCATTGTTAAACTGCCATCCTGCCATCCTGGCAGGCAGTTGCATTAAAATCAATCTGTTTGACTGGAAATGTAATTCTATGTATAAAAACCTAAATCTTTTTCTTGCCTTTAGACCATCAAATACTTCGCTGTATTTGATGCAGATGTTCTTATGTattattgtaagaaaaaattatgtAAAGAGAAGCAAAAATTGTTTAGCTAGCTGTTAAGATATTATGAAGTTTACTCTTCCTACCCAAGTCATAAATTTCTTTTAGTCTCATTTTGGGCATAATCCTCTCAAAATTGCTATATTTGTGCTAAAATCCTTAATTTGCAATATAATTTGCATATAAGATATGCTCTCTGAAAACAAGTTTATCTGATGCAATTTTGTGAGCACAAGCAAATACCAATGAATAAGACAGTATGACACAAATACagttaaatctaaaatctaaCATCCTAAATGAACATATAAAAAGAACATTTGATATAAATTGGTAATATGTGCAGGTTATTTTAACACAGATTGTTCTGAATGGATGAAATCTGCCTGAGGTTGTCTGTGTGTGAGGGAGGTTAGAGGTTTTTTGAAGTCTAATGTTTTTCATCTTTGCTATGAATGTGTGCTGCATGTAAAGACCTGTCTGCCTCTGTTTCAAAGTGATAACACTAACGTAGGTCTTATGCACTGGTGTCATAAACCTCAGCTGTGTTGAGTCACTTGAACACTGATTACGTTGAGACACTTTTGAACACGTCCCTATTGTACTATCAGGGTTTTAAAACACTGGGCACCAAATATGAGTTAAAACTGACTGATAAACCAGTTATTTGCTAGTTAGCTAGTCATTTTATAAGGAAtggcaatattgtaattctatgAATGTGTCTATAATCATCTATGTAATACAGCTGATAGAAAGAAATCTGATAAATCTGATATCTTGCCAAAAAATTGCATGCCACAGGAGCTCAGAATACGTTCTTGAATATTTCAGCATGTGAAGTTTCTGTGATTACATCTTCTCATCGCAAATCCTCTCAGTTTTCAGTTGGTCAGTCTTTAGATTATACATCCTTCATGTTTTCAGTCTTCAACCTAAGCTGAACTCTCAGGTTTATGAACTTTACCTAATTACCAGCTACAGAAATTGCTACTCTGCTGGAAGGATATTCTATCAGACTGAATATGGTAAAAAAAGATGCTGTATTATGTATGTGTGCCAGTCGTTTACCTCGTTAAGGTTCCCTTTCacgtttatttattcataaatgctCATTATGACTGACAGAGCGGAGACTTGTGAAACGAGAGAAGGGATATCAAAGCAAGTGCCTTTCCCCCCtcgccgtctctctctctcactctcccttcTTTACTACAAAGAATAATGGAGAGCACTGCTGTCAATTCATGTGATGTTCACACTTCACCAAGAAGATGAGCTTTATCTTCTTTAAAGTAATAGTgtaccccaaaaatgaaatttcttttGTAAAACACCATTAAAACATGGGGTGGATAACCCTGACATTTCCATTTGTCCATTTGTACTCCCACTTTTCTTGTTAACTGCTGaaaaaatccatccatccatccaagttCAAGtgaagttcaaactgagcatcaaaatgagaaagaaaggggatttaagtgactttgaacgtggaatggttgtttgAGCCAGACGGCTGGTCTGAgtgtttcaaaaactgctgatctactgggattttcacacacaaccatttctggGATTTACAGAAAATGGTCCGAAAGAGAGAAAATAGTGAGTGGCAGTTGTgtggcgaaaatgccttgttgatgccagAAGTCAgtggagaatgggcagactggttagagatgatagaaaggcaacagtaactcaaataaccacttgttataACCAAGGTAtacagaataccatctctgaatgcacatcGAACCCTGAAGTAGATGGGcgacagcagcagaagaccacaccggatGCTggtcctgtcagctaagaacaggaaacagaggcaaCAATTCACACAGGaacaccaaaattggacaatagaagattgggaaaacgttgcctggtctgatgagtctcaatttctgctgcaacattcagaagGTAGGGTCAGAattggcataaagaacatgaaagcatggatcagtctcaacggttcaggctgctgctggtggtgtaatttGGTGTGGGGggtattttcttggcacactttaggccctttagtaccaattgagcatcgttTAGACGACACAGCCTTCCTGAgcattgttgctgaccatgtccatccttttatgactacagtgtacccatcttctggtggctacttccagcaggatacagcaccatgtcacaaagtcCAAATAaactcagactggtttcttgaacatgacaatgagttca comes from the Carassius auratus strain Wakin chromosome 4, ASM336829v1, whole genome shotgun sequence genome and includes:
- the LOC113063460 gene encoding PDZ domain-containing RING finger protein 4-like; this encodes MGCNLCTLQKREEHYKLLYEIAQVNGREFSKSAHEGTVEAMQKDPIVVQVLRRGPSARNQGSLQEVCVVDVCTQTDITFEHIMALAKMRPTTPPVPDICPFLLSDSCHSIQTMEHEYFECPEYVASTQAEVDRAVEFECEEIELCRMNSQEKLGLTLCYRTDDEEDTGIFVGQVELNSIAARDGRIREGDRILQINGHDVQNREEAVALLSNENSRSIVLLVTRPEGQMDGSWLDEDHQDFLEELKMEILEEQKKEGILQTAGCVMRSKRHDDASASKDSATCSSTIMEKERGVKCSFEESSEHEMLSRPQTWTQKQLRDRWEAGSHLVPMDTVSLTRQEKGMEGKLSENGVECDHFQQLLELKCQIRNSGECGLVYRRSSTIECSLTEQGGSGVARELHMLNEELRSIELECQSIMQAHQLRRSKHDSPRTDKESRLHRGKLADINEHPERIQSEKLKDKDSSSAYNSAESSRSTPLGTEGSPDHSLHRRVHLTNQRNLRSTQNLQSPYNSPILSLPSQSSPNCSPAYMCTSFTPPLQTPITSPGSQGPSQAFSSSLEQSPSNPSESDPALPADDERCEKERNRNRVATARHYQSPYHSNTTATQPPSTRHYQSYLQFLQQHSSSSLEYSQSQLSLLSLRGRPGPSPPGRLEWKVKVRADGTRYVARRPTRDRILRERALRIREERSGGMTTDDDAVSELKMGRYWSKEERKQQLARAREQRRRREFMQRSRLECLRETMGTASGEVSILELSHKKMMKKRNKKILDNWMTIQELMSHGARAPEGTKVHNAFLSVTTV